One window from the genome of Roseomonas haemaphysalidis encodes:
- a CDS encoding precorrin-8X methylmutase: MTDRTDYIRDGAAIYRQSFATIRAEADLSRFTPEEARVAVRVIHACGMVEVARHIRFDPRFAQAARDALLAGAPILCDAKMVAHGITRPRLPAGNEVLCMLGDEGVPELARRIGNTRSAAALELWGERMRGAVVAIGNAPTALFHLLDLLDRGAAPPAAIIGVPVGFVGAMESKQALAEDGRLPWMIVEGRLGGSAMAVAAVNALASEAE; the protein is encoded by the coding sequence ATGACCGACCGCACCGACTACATCCGCGACGGCGCCGCCATCTACCGCCAGTCCTTCGCCACCATCCGCGCGGAGGCCGACCTGTCCCGCTTCACGCCCGAGGAAGCACGCGTCGCCGTGCGCGTCATCCACGCCTGCGGCATGGTGGAGGTGGCCCGCCACATCCGCTTCGACCCGCGCTTCGCCCAGGCCGCGCGCGATGCCCTGCTGGCCGGCGCGCCGATCCTTTGCGACGCCAAGATGGTCGCGCACGGCATCACCCGCCCGCGCCTGCCGGCCGGCAATGAGGTACTCTGCATGCTGGGCGACGAGGGCGTGCCGGAGCTGGCGCGGCGCATCGGCAACACCCGCTCGGCGGCGGCGCTGGAACTCTGGGGCGAGCGGATGCGCGGCGCTGTCGTCGCCATCGGCAACGCGCCCACCGCGCTGTTCCACCTGCTCGACCTGCTGGACCGCGGCGCGGCCCCGCCGGCCGCCATCATCGGCGTGCCGGTCGGCTTCGTGGGCGCCATGGAATCCAAGCAGGCGCTGGCGGAAGACGGCCGGCTTCCCTGGATGATCGTGGAAGGCCGGCTCGGCGGCAGCGCCATGGCCGTGGCCGCCGTCAACGCGCTGGCGAGCGAAGCGGAATGA
- a CDS encoding precorrin-3B synthase, whose translation MTAPAPRGWCPSLHEPMESGDGLLLRVRPPAAGLRAADARLLARMAARHGNGRIDLTQRANFQPRGFSPASARAFAGAMVAAGLAAADPVVERGRNLLAPPLLGVDATLHPGTAALVAAMAAAMRAWPVLPAKFGVVVDGGGLLPLPMQADIGARPGEIHVGGAMASCDDIPAAATRLAQWFAGRSEPRMRHAVTVLGAGAILRAVGLAPRPAPPAPPAPRSVGRLPGALGVAPAFGALEAAQLEILADLAETGDGTLRLTPWRTLLLPGVIALPEGLITDADDPRLRIRACTGAPGCASGWIETRAAAAQAATHGIPGLLHVSGCGKGCAHPGPAPRLLLGTARGFAVARDARAAAPPEQDGLTLDAALEALS comes from the coding sequence ATGACCGCCCCCGCGCCGCGCGGCTGGTGCCCCAGCCTGCACGAGCCGATGGAATCCGGCGATGGGCTGCTGCTGCGCGTCCGCCCGCCCGCGGCCGGCCTGCGCGCCGCCGATGCACGCTTGCTGGCCCGCATGGCGGCGCGCCACGGCAACGGGCGCATCGACCTGACGCAGCGCGCCAACTTCCAGCCGCGCGGCTTCTCGCCCGCCAGCGCCAGGGCTTTCGCCGGGGCGATGGTCGCCGCCGGGTTGGCGGCGGCCGACCCGGTGGTGGAGCGCGGCCGCAACCTGCTGGCCCCGCCCCTGCTGGGCGTCGACGCCACGCTACACCCCGGCACCGCCGCGCTGGTGGCGGCGATGGCGGCCGCGATGCGTGCATGGCCGGTTCTGCCCGCCAAGTTCGGCGTGGTGGTGGATGGCGGCGGGTTGCTGCCGCTGCCCATGCAGGCCGACATCGGTGCCCGCCCCGGCGAGATCCATGTCGGCGGCGCCATGGCGTCCTGCGACGACATCCCGGCCGCCGCCACGCGGCTGGCGCAGTGGTTCGCCGGGCGCAGCGAACCCCGCATGCGCCACGCCGTCACGGTGCTGGGGGCCGGGGCCATCCTGCGGGCGGTGGGTCTGGCGCCACGGCCCGCGCCGCCCGCGCCGCCGGCGCCGCGCAGCGTGGGCCGGCTGCCGGGCGCGCTGGGCGTCGCCCCCGCCTTCGGCGCGCTGGAGGCCGCGCAGCTGGAGATCCTGGCCGACTTGGCCGAAACAGGCGACGGCACGTTGCGCCTCACCCCCTGGCGCACGCTGCTGCTGCCCGGCGTCATCGCGCTGCCCGAGGGCCTGATCACCGACGCCGATGACCCGCGCCTGCGCATCCGCGCCTGCACCGGCGCGCCGGGATGCGCCAGCGGCTGGATCGAAACCCGCGCCGCCGCCGCCCAGGCCGCCACGCACGGCATTCCCGGCTTGCTGCATGTCTCGGGCTGCGGCAAAGGCTGCGCGCATCCAGGGCCGGCGCCACGCCTGCTGCTGGGCACCGCGCGGGGCTTCGCCGTGGCGCGCGATGCCCGCGCCGCCGCGCCGCCGGAACAGGATGGCCTGACCCTCGACGCCGCGCTGGAAGCCCTGTCATGA
- the cobU gene encoding bifunctional adenosylcobinamide kinase/adenosylcobinamide-phosphate guanylyltransferase: MSITLVLGGARSGKSRHAEALLAPHPTPWTYIATAEAWDDEMRARIAEHQARRDARWRTVAAQLDLPAALAGAGPALVDCLTLWLTNLMLGGHDVAAATTALESALAARLAPTVLVANEVGLGIVPDTKLGRAFRDAAGVLNQRIAARADHVHFIAAGLPLLLKGKLP, encoded by the coding sequence ATGAGCATCACCCTGGTCCTCGGCGGCGCGCGTTCCGGCAAGTCGCGCCATGCCGAGGCGCTGCTGGCCCCGCACCCCACGCCCTGGACCTACATCGCCACGGCCGAGGCCTGGGACGACGAGATGCGCGCCCGCATCGCCGAGCACCAGGCACGGCGGGACGCGCGCTGGCGCACCGTCGCGGCGCAGCTGGACCTGCCGGCGGCGCTGGCCGGCGCGGGGCCGGCCCTGGTGGATTGCCTGACCTTGTGGCTGACCAACCTGATGCTGGGCGGGCACGACGTGGCGGCGGCGACAACGGCGCTGGAGAGTGCTCTAGCCGCGCGCCTGGCGCCCACGGTGCTGGTGGCCAACGAGGTGGGGCTGGGCATCGTGCCCGATACCAAGCTGGGGCGGGCCTTCCGCGATGCGGCGGGGGTGCTGAACCAGCGCATCGCGGCGCGGGCGGACCATGTGCATTTCATCGCGGCCGGGCTGCCGCTGCTGCTGAAGGGAAAGCTGCCGTGA
- a CDS encoding DUF3297 family protein translates to MSDATTPPDRLSNDPASPFFNEAILERGIGIRFKGVEKTNVEEYCVSEGWVRLAVGKAMDRKGRPLTMKVTGTVEPYFRDTAA, encoded by the coding sequence ATGTCCGACGCCACCACCCCGCCCGACCGCCTTTCCAACGACCCCGCCAGCCCGTTCTTCAACGAGGCGATCCTGGAGCGCGGCATCGGCATCCGCTTCAAGGGCGTGGAAAAGACCAACGTCGAGGAATACTGCGTCAGCGAAGGCTGGGTGCGGCTGGCGGTGGGCAAGGCCATGGACCGCAAGGGCCGCCCGCTGACGATGAAGGTGACGGGCACCGTGGAGCCCTATTTTCGCGATACGGCGGCCTGA
- the cobO gene encoding cob(I)yrinic acid a,c-diamide adenosyltransferase, with amino-acid sequence MSEEEAARHREKMARRKTVQDAEVAGKTIEKGLLMVHTGKGKGKSTAAFGLALRMLGRGRPVGVVQFIKGAWSTGERAPLEAMPGLEWHSMGEGFTWETQDRERDVAAAQRAWEKAMALMARPGLGLLVLDEVCIALRYDYLDTAAVVAALQARPPGLHVVATGRNAPPALVEAADLVTEMALVKHHFAQGVKAQEGIEF; translated from the coding sequence GTGAGCGAGGAGGAAGCCGCGCGCCATCGCGAGAAGATGGCCAGGCGCAAGACGGTGCAGGATGCGGAGGTGGCGGGCAAAACCATCGAGAAGGGCCTGCTGATGGTCCACACCGGCAAGGGCAAGGGCAAGAGCACGGCGGCCTTCGGGCTGGCGTTGCGCATGCTGGGGCGCGGCCGGCCGGTGGGGGTGGTGCAGTTCATCAAGGGCGCCTGGAGCACCGGCGAGCGCGCGCCGCTGGAAGCCATGCCGGGCCTGGAATGGCACAGCATGGGCGAGGGCTTCACCTGGGAAACGCAGGACCGGGAGCGCGACGTCGCCGCGGCGCAGCGCGCCTGGGAGAAGGCCATGGCGCTGATGGCGCGCCCGGGGCTGGGCCTGCTGGTGCTGGACGAGGTGTGCATCGCCCTGCGCTACGACTACCTCGACACCGCCGCGGTGGTGGCGGCGCTACAGGCGCGGCCGCCAGGGCTGCACGTGGTGGCGACGGGGCGCAACGCGCCGCCGGCGCTGGTCGAGGCCGCCGACCTGGTGACCGAGATGGCGCTGGTGAAACACCACTTCGCGCAGGGCGTGAAGGCGCAGGAAGGGATCGAGTTCTGA
- the cobW gene encoding cobalamin biosynthesis protein CobW, with protein MSQSLAKVPATIVSGFLGAGKTTLVRHVMSQARGRRIAIIVNEFGSLGIDGDLLAACGIPGCEAENIVELANGCICCTVADDFLPTMAALLDRAEPPEHILIETSGLALPKPLIKAFNWPSIRSRVTVDGVVTVVDGPAVAEGRFADDPEAVAAQRAADDSLDHDNPLAEVFEDQLSAADLVVLNKADLLDEAALARLRTEIAARLPRAVKVVAAREGALDIAVLLGLGAAAEDDLAARPSHHDGSDDHEHDDFDSFVVPMPEAASPEALVAKLAEVAARFDVLRMKGFASLPGKPMRLAVQGVGARFRHHFDRPWAAGEARDGRLVVIGQSGLDKAAIAAAIAG; from the coding sequence ATGAGCCAGTCCCTCGCCAAGGTCCCCGCCACCATCGTTTCCGGCTTTCTGGGTGCCGGGAAGACCACGCTGGTGCGGCACGTGATGTCCCAGGCGCGGGGGCGGCGGATCGCCATCATCGTCAACGAGTTCGGCTCGCTCGGCATTGATGGCGACCTGCTGGCCGCCTGCGGCATTCCGGGCTGCGAGGCGGAGAACATCGTGGAGCTGGCCAACGGCTGCATCTGCTGCACGGTGGCCGACGACTTCCTGCCCACCATGGCGGCGCTGCTGGACCGCGCCGAGCCGCCGGAGCACATCCTGATCGAGACCTCGGGCCTCGCCTTGCCCAAGCCGCTGATCAAGGCCTTCAACTGGCCCTCCATCCGCTCCCGCGTCACGGTCGATGGGGTGGTCACGGTGGTTGACGGGCCGGCGGTGGCCGAGGGCCGCTTCGCCGACGACCCGGAGGCCGTGGCCGCCCAGCGCGCGGCCGACGACAGCCTGGACCACGACAACCCGCTGGCCGAGGTGTTCGAGGACCAGCTCAGCGCCGCCGACCTCGTGGTGCTGAACAAGGCCGACCTGCTGGACGAGGCCGCGCTGGCGCGGCTGCGGACGGAGATCGCGGCACGGTTGCCGCGCGCGGTGAAGGTGGTGGCGGCGCGCGAGGGCGCGCTCGACATCGCCGTGCTGCTCGGCCTCGGCGCGGCGGCGGAGGACGACCTCGCCGCCCGCCCCTCGCACCATGATGGCTCCGACGACCACGAGCACGACGATTTCGACAGCTTCGTCGTGCCGATGCCGGAGGCGGCGAGCCCCGAGGCGCTGGTGGCCAAGCTGGCCGAGGTGGCGGCGCGCTTCGACGTGCTGCGCATGAAGGGTTTTGCGAGTCTGCCGGGCAAGCCGATGCGGCTGGCGGTGCAGGGCGTGGGCGCGCGCTTCCGCCACCATTTCGACCGCCCCTGGGCGGCGGGCGAGGCGCGCGACGGCCGGCTGGTGGTGATCGGCCAGAGCGGGCTGGACAAGGCGGCGATCGCCGCCGCCATCGCCGGGTAG
- a CDS encoding cobyric acid synthase codes for MLQGTGSSVGKSLLVAGLARALVLRGLRVRPFKPQNMSNNAAVTPGGGEIGRAQALQARAARVAPSVHMNPVLLKPQSETGAQVVVQGRVHATARAREYQAMKPSLMPFVLESFARMRAEADIVLVEGAGSASEINLRAGDIANMGFARAAGVPVVLVGDIDRGGVIASLVGTHTVVAPEDRAMIRGFIVNRMRGDLSLFADGMTGITERTGWAPLGLVPFFENARRLPAEDAEDLRDALPPRRPGKPCVAVPLLPRISNFDDLDPLAAEPGLDLRLLRPGQPVPAEAALVILPGSKATIADLAALRREGWDTDILAHRRRGGAVLGLCGGFQMLGQRIDDPEGIEGPPGAVQGLGLLEIETMLAGDKRLEAVTGESIADGVAFSGYEMHIGRTAGPDTARPVLRLTDGRLDGAASADGLVSGTYAHGLFGHDAQRAAWLARLGADAAPRNHDAEVEAVLDALAAHLEQHVDIDALLALAG; via the coding sequence ATGCTGCAAGGCACCGGCAGCAGCGTCGGCAAATCCCTGCTGGTGGCGGGGCTGGCGCGGGCGCTGGTGCTGCGCGGGCTGCGGGTGCGGCCGTTCAAGCCGCAGAACATGTCCAACAACGCCGCCGTGACACCCGGCGGCGGCGAGATCGGCCGGGCGCAGGCGTTGCAGGCCCGTGCCGCCCGCGTGGCGCCCTCGGTGCACATGAACCCGGTGCTGCTGAAGCCGCAAAGCGAGACCGGCGCCCAGGTGGTGGTGCAGGGCCGCGTGCATGCCACGGCGCGGGCGCGCGAATACCAGGCGATGAAGCCCTCGCTGATGCCCTTCGTGCTGGAAAGCTTCGCGCGAATGCGGGCCGAGGCCGACATCGTGCTGGTGGAAGGCGCCGGCTCGGCCTCCGAGATCAACCTGCGGGCCGGCGACATCGCCAACATGGGCTTCGCCCGCGCGGCGGGGGTGCCGGTGGTGCTGGTGGGGGATATCGACCGCGGCGGCGTGATCGCCAGCCTGGTCGGCACCCACACCGTGGTGGCGCCGGAAGACCGCGCGATGATCCGCGGCTTCATCGTCAACCGCATGCGCGGCGACCTGTCGCTGTTTGCCGATGGCATGACCGGCATCACCGAACGGACCGGCTGGGCGCCACTGGGGCTGGTGCCGTTCTTCGAAAACGCCCGCCGCCTGCCGGCCGAGGATGCCGAGGACCTGCGCGACGCGCTGCCGCCGCGCCGGCCGGGCAAGCCCTGCGTCGCCGTGCCGCTCTTGCCACGCATCTCCAACTTCGACGACCTGGACCCGCTGGCGGCCGAACCGGGCCTGGACCTGCGGCTGCTGCGCCCCGGCCAGCCAGTGCCGGCCGAGGCGGCGCTGGTGATCCTGCCAGGATCGAAAGCCACCATCGCCGACTTGGCGGCCCTGCGGCGGGAAGGCTGGGATACCGACATCCTGGCCCATCGCCGGCGCGGCGGCGCGGTGCTGGGGCTGTGCGGCGGGTTCCAGATGCTCGGCCAGCGGATCGACGACCCCGAGGGCATCGAGGGCCCCCCCGGCGCGGTGCAAGGCCTGGGACTGCTGGAGATCGAGACGATGCTGGCCGGCGACAAGCGGCTGGAGGCGGTGACCGGCGAAAGCATCGCCGACGGCGTGGCCTTCAGTGGCTACGAGATGCATATCGGCCGCACGGCGGGGCCGGACACGGCGCGCCCGGTGCTGCGGTTGACGGATGGCCGGCTGGACGGCGCGGCATCGGCCGACGGGCTGGTCAGTGGCACGTATGCGCATGGGCTGTTCGGCCACGATGCGCAGCGCGCGGCATGGCTGGCGCGACTGGGTGCGGATGCGGCACCACGGAACCACGATGCGGAGGTGGAAGCGGTGCTGGACGCGCTGGCGGCGCATCTGGAGCAGCATGTCGATATCGATGCGCTGCTGGCACTGGCAGGCTAA
- a CDS encoding precorrin-2 C(20)-methyltransferase → MSGALHILGLGPGDPELVSLKAARLLGSAPVFCFFAKRGRTGHARAIATPHLNPAAEELRFDYPFTTDLSVEDPRYLIEMGAFYDRCAETIAAHLDAGRDVALLCEGDPFLYGSAMYPFDRLRHRYRVEVVPGITAMSGCWSQAQAPMVHGDDILTVLPATLDSDSLAARLRTADAAVIMKLGRHLPRLRGILNTLGLTGRALYVERGTMPGGQAVPLAARDDSPAPYFSLLLIPGRQRPR, encoded by the coding sequence ATGAGCGGCGCGCTGCACATCCTCGGCCTCGGCCCCGGTGACCCGGAGCTGGTGTCGCTGAAGGCTGCGCGGCTGCTGGGCAGCGCGCCGGTGTTCTGCTTCTTCGCCAAGCGCGGCCGCACCGGCCATGCCCGCGCCATCGCCACGCCGCACCTCAACCCGGCGGCCGAGGAACTGCGCTTCGACTACCCCTTCACCACCGACCTTTCGGTGGAGGACCCGCGCTACCTGATCGAGATGGGCGCCTTCTACGACCGCTGCGCCGAAACCATCGCCGCCCACCTGGATGCCGGCCGCGACGTCGCCCTGCTCTGCGAAGGCGATCCCTTCCTCTACGGCTCGGCGATGTATCCCTTCGACCGGCTGCGGCACCGCTACCGCGTCGAGGTCGTGCCCGGCATCACCGCCATGTCCGGCTGCTGGTCGCAGGCCCAGGCCCCCATGGTGCATGGCGACGACATCCTCACCGTCCTCCCCGCCACGCTGGACAGCGACAGCCTCGCCGCCCGGCTGCGCACGGCGGATGCCGCCGTCATCATGAAGCTCGGCCGCCACCTGCCCCGCCTGCGCGGCATCCTGAACACGCTCGGCCTCACCGGACGCGCCCTGTATGTCGAGCGCGGCACCATGCCCGGCGGCCAGGCCGTGCCGCTGGCGGCACGCGACGACAGCCCCGCCCCCTACTTCTCCCTCCTCCTCATCCCCGGCCGGCAGCGGCCGCGATGA
- a CDS encoding DUF1636 family protein: MAKAETTGGAVLHVCVTCRAGRDLAPEDRRPGRDLLDAVAAALPAGGPVELREVTCLAVCEQGCAAAITAPGKWGYLLGRLGVEHAADLVTYGATYAASAHGAVLPSRRPASLRSVMLGRIPSLQELP; the protein is encoded by the coding sequence ATGGCGAAAGCGGAAACAACGGGCGGGGCGGTGCTGCATGTCTGCGTGACCTGCCGGGCGGGGCGCGACCTGGCGCCGGAGGACCGCCGGCCGGGGCGCGACCTGCTGGACGCCGTGGCGGCCGCGCTGCCCGCCGGGGGCCCGGTGGAGCTGCGTGAGGTCACCTGCCTCGCGGTCTGCGAGCAGGGCTGCGCCGCCGCCATCACCGCGCCGGGCAAGTGGGGCTACCTGCTGGGCCGCCTGGGCGTGGAGCACGCCGCCGATCTCGTCACCTACGGCGCCACCTATGCGGCCAGTGCGCATGGCGCGGTGCTGCCGTCCCGCCGCCCGGCCTCGCTGCGGTCCGTCATGCTGGGCCGCATTCCTTCGTTGCAGGAGCTTCCATGA
- the cobN gene encoding cobaltochelatase subunit CobN — translation MHLLPRETLSLDAAGEAVDLGHAPADLVLLSFTDSDLAQAAAGWAMLPEPRPALRLASLAQLRHPMSVDLYATQVLGHARVIVLRLLGGLDYWRYGAEEVESLCRQQGIPLAVLPGDGPDDARMAAMSTMEPGLRARLLRCFRHGGAVQMAAALRVAAEAGGLGAAPAEDPPPLPEFGDHDFGVTAAGPDVALVFYRSHLLADDVAPHRDLAKALAAHGLNPCGLFAASLKQPDAARFVAARLAAMRPAVVLNATAFSSGAAPLDAAGVPVLQLVLSGSPQEAWAASTRGLSQTDLAMQVVLPELDGRLPTAAIGFKAEAAPLPGLDFRPTVLRPCRCGIRLAAERAAGWARLGATPAAARRVALVLSDYPGVAGSGQVGHAVGLDSFASAAALLRDWQEAGYDTQPQEAAALVRALTVAEPAPLLSLQRYKALFATLPLSLQNAVTEAWGEPDADFTLRHLRLGNILLAVQPDRGTAADRRASYHDPNLPPCHAFLAFYLWLRAEFDAHALLHLGTHGSLEWLPGKAAAPGPGCAPAALLRGVPVINPFIVNNPGEAAVARRRLGAVTIGHLTPPLRAAGSHGAAAELERLIDEYAAADGLDARRTALLRDGILERARETGLLAESAIPDGLPEDETLAKLDAWLCDVKELQIRDGLHVLGCAPAGRDALLGALHAASPGVPDLAARLDASAVAEQAAVLAALDARFIPPGPSGAPTRGRADVLPTGRNLYAVDPRAVPNRSALLLARKAADELRRRHLQDQGEPLRRVVLDLWGSATLRTGGEDFCLALMLMGARPVWDAGSARVSGIEVLPLAELEHPRVDVTLRISGFFRDGFAQQIALFDAAVRAIAERDEAADWNPLAAAARGLSGAALRTATTRVFGAVPSAYGAGLDTDFAARGWENAARAWLDGAAAAYGEGLDGAPDAAGLAERLRGADAFLHTQDHAETDLLDSPEYAAHEGGFAAAARLLGAAPALYHLDTSTPDAPRARALAEEVARVVRGRAANPAWIAGQMRHGYRGAAEIARPLHSLHAFAATLPARLDRQFELIFEATLGTPPVRDFLARENPAALEGMRAAFAQAIRDGLWHPRRNDVKP, via the coding sequence ATGCACCTGCTGCCGCGCGAAACGCTGAGCCTGGACGCCGCCGGCGAGGCGGTCGATCTCGGCCACGCGCCGGCGGATCTGGTGCTGCTGTCCTTCACCGACAGCGACCTGGCGCAGGCGGCGGCGGGCTGGGCGATGCTGCCAGAGCCACGCCCGGCGCTGCGGCTGGCGAGCCTCGCCCAACTGCGTCACCCGATGTCGGTGGACCTTTATGCCACGCAGGTGCTGGGCCACGCGCGGGTCATCGTGCTGCGGCTGCTGGGCGGGCTGGACTACTGGCGCTACGGCGCCGAGGAAGTGGAAAGCCTGTGCCGCCAGCAGGGGATTCCGCTGGCAGTCCTGCCCGGCGATGGCCCCGACGACGCGCGCATGGCGGCGATGTCCACCATGGAGCCTGGCCTGCGCGCGCGGCTGCTGCGCTGCTTCCGCCATGGCGGCGCGGTGCAGATGGCGGCGGCGCTGCGCGTGGCGGCCGAGGCGGGCGGGCTCGGCGCCGCGCCGGCCGAGGACCCGCCGCCGCTGCCGGAGTTCGGCGACCACGACTTCGGCGTGACGGCCGCGGGCCCCGACGTGGCGCTGGTGTTCTACCGCTCCCACCTACTGGCCGACGACGTGGCGCCGCACCGCGACTTGGCGAAGGCCCTGGCGGCGCATGGCCTGAACCCGTGCGGGCTGTTCGCCGCCAGCCTGAAGCAGCCGGACGCGGCGCGCTTCGTGGCGGCGCGGCTGGCGGCGATGCGCCCGGCGGTGGTGCTGAACGCCACGGCCTTTTCCTCGGGCGCCGCGCCGCTGGATGCGGCCGGGGTGCCGGTGTTGCAACTGGTGCTGTCCGGCTCGCCGCAGGAAGCCTGGGCGGCCAGCACGCGCGGGCTGTCGCAGACCGACCTGGCGATGCAGGTGGTGCTGCCGGAACTGGACGGGCGGCTGCCCACGGCGGCGATCGGCTTCAAGGCGGAGGCCGCGCCGCTGCCGGGCCTGGACTTCCGCCCCACCGTGCTGCGCCCCTGCCGCTGCGGCATCCGCCTGGCCGCCGAGCGTGCCGCCGGCTGGGCGCGGCTGGGCGCCACGCCCGCCGCCGCGCGCCGCGTGGCGCTGGTGCTGTCGGACTATCCCGGCGTCGCCGGCAGCGGGCAGGTGGGCCACGCGGTGGGGCTGGACAGTTTCGCGAGTGCCGCCGCGCTGCTGCGGGACTGGCAGGAGGCCGGCTACGACACGCAACCGCAGGAGGCCGCCGCGCTGGTGCGGGCGTTGACCGTGGCGGAACCCGCGCCGTTGCTGAGCTTGCAGCGCTACAAAGCCTTGTTCGCCACCTTGCCGCTGTCCTTGCAGAACGCCGTGACCGAAGCCTGGGGCGAGCCGGACGCGGATTTTACGCTGCGCCACCTGCGCCTTGGCAACATCCTGCTGGCGGTGCAGCCGGACCGTGGCACCGCCGCCGACCGCCGCGCCAGCTACCACGACCCCAACCTGCCACCCTGCCACGCCTTTCTGGCGTTCTACCTGTGGCTGCGGGCGGAATTCGATGCGCATGCGCTGCTGCATCTCGGCACGCACGGCTCGCTGGAATGGCTGCCGGGCAAGGCGGCGGCACCCGGTCCCGGCTGCGCCCCCGCCGCGCTGCTGCGCGGCGTGCCGGTGATCAACCCCTTCATCGTCAACAACCCGGGCGAGGCCGCCGTGGCCCGCCGCCGCCTCGGCGCCGTCACCATCGGCCACCTGACGCCGCCGCTGCGCGCCGCCGGCAGCCATGGCGCGGCCGCCGAGCTGGAGCGGCTGATCGACGAATACGCCGCCGCCGACGGGCTGGACGCCCGCCGCACCGCGCTGCTGCGCGACGGCATCCTGGAGCGCGCGCGCGAAACGGGGTTGCTGGCGGAAAGCGCCATCCCCGACGGTCTTCCCGAGGATGAGACCCTCGCAAAACTCGATGCCTGGCTCTGCGACGTCAAGGAACTGCAGATCCGCGACGGGCTCCACGTGCTGGGCTGCGCCCCGGCCGGGCGGGACGCGCTGCTGGGGGCGCTGCACGCCGCCAGCCCCGGCGTGCCGGACCTCGCGGCGCGGCTGGATGCCAGCGCGGTCGCCGAACAGGCGGCGGTGCTGGCGGCGCTGGACGCGCGCTTCATCCCCCCCGGCCCCTCCGGCGCGCCGACGCGCGGCCGGGCGGACGTGCTGCCCACCGGGCGCAACCTGTATGCCGTCGACCCGCGCGCCGTGCCCAACCGATCCGCCCTGCTGCTGGCACGAAAAGCGGCCGACGAGCTGCGCCGCCGCCACCTCCAGGACCAGGGCGAGCCGCTGCGCCGCGTGGTGCTGGACCTTTGGGGCAGCGCCACGCTGCGCACCGGCGGCGAGGATTTCTGCCTGGCCCTGATGCTGATGGGCGCGCGGCCGGTGTGGGACGCGGGCTCGGCCCGCGTTTCGGGCATCGAGGTCCTGCCGCTGGCGGAGCTGGAGCATCCGCGCGTCGATGTCACGCTGCGCATCTCTGGCTTCTTTCGTGATGGCTTCGCGCAACAGATCGCGCTGTTCGATGCGGCGGTGCGCGCCATCGCGGAACGGGACGAGGCGGCGGACTGGAACCCGCTGGCGGCCGCCGCGCGCGGCCTGTCCGGTGCCGCGCTGCGCACCGCCACCACGCGCGTCTTCGGCGCCGTGCCCAGTGCCTATGGCGCGGGGCTGGATACCGACTTTGCCGCAAGGGGCTGGGAGAACGCCGCGCGGGCCTGGCTGGACGGCGCGGCGGCCGCATACGGCGAGGGGCTGGACGGCGCGCCGGATGCCGCCGGGCTGGCCGAGCGCCTGCGCGGCGCCGACGCCTTTCTGCACACCCAGGACCATGCCGAAACGGACCTGCTGGACAGCCCCGAATATGCCGCGCACGAAGGTGGCTTCGCCGCCGCCGCCCGCCTGCTGGGCGCCGCCCCCGCGCTGTACCACCTGGACACCAGCACCCCCGACGCCCCGCGTGCCCGGGCGCTGGCCGAGGAGGTAGCGCGCGTGGTGCGCGGCCGCGCCGCCAACCCCGCCTGGATCGCCGGCCAGATGCGGCACGGCTACCGCGGCGCTGCCGAGATCGCCCGGCCGCTGCACAGCCTGCACGCCTTCGCCGCCACCCTGCCCGCGCGGCTGGACCGGCAGTTCGAGCTGATCTTCGAGGCCACGCTGGGCACGCCGCCGGTGCGCGACTTCCTGGCACGCGAGAACCCGGCGGCGCTGGAGGGCATGCGCGCCGCCTTTGCCCAGGCGATCCGCGACGGGTTGTGGCACCCGCGCCGCAACGACGTGAAGCCATGA